GGGGATGAATAAAAGTATTCGATGCATctactatattttttttttccataggtAAACTTTGAATCGAATGTTAAACATTTTTGCAACACATGGCGTATGCTTGCGCTCAGTGTAAACTGCTACAACGTAGGTATTCTGCAGTGCTATAGGTATGATTGCGAATATTCGCGCCATCCAACGTCACTTTTACGTCAGACGAGGCACGTGAGTTTTTACACGAACGCGAATGGGTAATTATTTTGCTGCCCGTTCAGTTTTGTCCCGTTCATATGTTGGTATTGTATTAAAATAGGGTGAAATAATTAACCCGGGTGTATAATGAAAACTTATATCCCGttattcgtatacgtatgataTACCGTAACACCGATTCAGGGGACTATGCGACAACGCGATTGAATTgagattacaatttttttgcttcgaataaaaactaaatttgttctttcctttttttttcggaaattcaAGAGGCATAATCTAAGAATCTTCGTACTCCATCTGCGTCGTTACTTTATCGTCATAATTACTGTCATttgtaaaacaaataaaaagatcACTCGAGCTACCGAGTCGTCCCCTTGAAGAAAAGTCTTTTCTAAGCCATGCATTATCGTAAAAAtactaatgataatattagTTTCAACGAATAATACCCAGTAGCCGTCCTCGTAACTcgaaatagaatttttgatTACAGCAATAAAAAcgcggattaaaaaaaaagcgacaaaCAATCTGACAATCACGCATTTACAAACGGTAATGCACGTACTCAATTGATGATACAATTCATGTATCAGATAAATATTATCTGGATCGTGTTTATACAcggatatcttttttttttttttctaaacttctcgattttatttaatattttttttcctcgatcttATTTCTTCCCATCTGTACAGTTATCCATccgtatttatacatataaacatCGAATAAGAACCGAACGAATTCAGTCGCTTTTCTAATCACTACTagataattttcttattctattcttttaatatttaaatttctgatttttcatatAGTTTTTGTTTAtgtgtaaatgaataaattcggAAAATCTGTAATCAATATAGAAGAAAGATTTTATAGACATCTAGGTGTATGTAGTATATCTCGTTTAGTTTGATTGATTAATATGTGCACGTGCATATGATCATATTACATAATAACCTACAGCGTATACAGATTGCGTAACGTATATgttttattgtaaaatttcaacgagtgaagccgaaaaaaagaaaaattatgattcTCGAAATTCGTACAAAAACTTTCTGtattatttagtttttctccATATTTCGGCGAAAGAATATTCTCATTATTGAATGATTCCAATAGagattaatatttattattttatttgatttgattcaaatttttttctcatcggaaATTAGAAACATGATTATTGTTGGCTAAACTTATTTTTTACGTGATATAGATCAATTATAGATAAATGTGGATAACCGGATGGATGACGGTtggattgatcaatttttttctagtcttattgattttttttcgatttttttaattcaactaaTCCAGCAAACAAGTTGTCAATCATTATCGATTACAGCTTCTTTTGAGTATCGTGGGATTAAAAATCggatttaatgaaaaaatgaagaagatttcgaaaaattgaaaacactTCGTAATTTCATATTAAAGAAACCACTAGAACACAAAGTTTTCTTCTACTTAATAAACCGTCATTAAAATCATTCGCATACTATAAATTAATTGAGACAAAAAGAGGTAAATCGAACCACTTGCCGCTGTAAGAATCGGAGGGAAAGGATGAGGGGAAGATAAAACAGGTGTGATAAGAGAAGATGTGTGGACGAAGTTTATTTGAATTGTAATGctggtaaaaataatattaataatgggAGTGTAAATCAATTGTATTTAATtctaattcattattttttcgttcgtcgttcttTATACTTACTATATTCGTTGTGCAGCGGATGACGGAATAAAATCTGCAActgcgattgataatttttctttgctcgtaaaaaatttcttcgtcctttttatcttccttatattattttcttttttcaccttgcAGTTCCAACtgttaaattcgaaaaaacaaatgtatAGTATTTTGCGCCTGACTTTGCGAATTATTGTTTCTAACGTAGTTTGGAATCGCAACAATATCTTATAGTTATTCAAAACACATATTTCTTAGTCTGGAAATAATTTGTTAGCTATTATCtgtgaaaaatatgtattaaGAATTTCAAAGCGCACCTCAATTTGAATTATCTAGGCAGTGTTTTGTCTTCTTCTCCCGGCTCGcttcttttgtttctcgtttgaatttcgaacacaattttaaatttataataGCGCAGAATCCTACCCTAACCTAAAAGTAATGTTCCAACGCTGATAATCGACTCGGATTGAAACAATTCGTAGTTCGTttctatttgtatttttttttcttttttgcaataattttcaaaattaaaatacttcaCAATTCACcttaaaatataatacaagtaTCACGGTTTTATGAAGTGATTTTCTACGTCGTTTTATTAATTTAGGATAttagaataaatataaataaataaataacatttaATGAAACGACGATCGATTATTCTCTATTTTATACACTTGTCAAATCATATTAGTCATCGAGGacccaaaaaaccaaaagaaaaaatacaagaaattaaaacaaatgCAGATCCactgaaaatttggaatttataCTATCTACGAAGTGAAGaaagaacaattttttcccccgcaaTTCGACAACGGAAACCCCGAAACGaccttcactttttttatcttcttcttgtGATATTTTTACTTTGTCTCCGCTCAAGTCTTGGCAGCACTTTGGCAGCAGCCCACAGAATGTGGTGTGCAAATTTTTAACGCATCAGCGGTCAGTGAGTAGGGAAAATTGTTGAGACTATCGAATCGAATGGTCACAACGATCAACGATAGTGAACTGCCGACTCCGTGAACAGcgtatgaaattttataacgCATTTGCATCCTACTCGATTCTTTATGCATTTAAGGGGATGATAAACGGTAAATATTTCCACAGACGATTTGAGGTCAATGAACTGGTCCGTCCGAGGTGTATCTCCACCCTATTTTTAAAATTAGGAACAATGAAAGgaaaggatttttttctttttcatgtacagcgttttattttatcaaagacagtcgtttaaaatatatatgctaaaaaagtttcttttttttctccttttctccgttcacataggtatatagtataatacataggtatcATTAAACGGACATAGATATAtacttaaatatatatatttttatgtgtATATCATAAATGCGGGACGCTATCGACAATTcattttacatattttatcatttttccacTTACCGCTATAAATATATCtcttatatatatgtttaaatACCAAGTTGATTTACATCGCcctccattaattttttttctcatttttgcaTTAAAGATGCAATAATTCCGTATatacaaattacaataatcacGCACCTACCGATTGATTCGTAGgagggtaaaaattttatcgttacgattatttttatgtaatcATCGTACGAGGGATAAGATTCATCCGATTGCTTGCCGATTCAAAAGATTCGATTTATAAAACACAACCATTCACCACATTCATTCAGTGCATCATTTTATGAAGCTTCAATATCTTTCCTAGTCTCTGTTTGGCGGTCTTCATACCCTTTTTAGGTTTTCGTTCTGCAACAGAAGAAGCGGTAGATTAAATAGGACCGAAGTATTACAGCGTCTTTGTTAACGATCGGTTTTTATCTTACCAGCTGGAATCGGGACCGCCAATTTCGCTTTCACGTCTTTTAACCGATTCGGACTCGTCAGAATCGAACTGTAGCTGTCCGTCGTTGCGACAATCTCTTCTACGATAGGGGGAACAACAATTGGCGCTGGGATAACGGGCAATAAAACTTCTTTCTGTTTCCGTTTATTGTAAGTCCTCTTGGCTACGGGCTGCTCGTGAGAAAGAATTCATTGTCTTCGGATATCTCAAGGTTTCCAGTACTCATTTCAATgagaatcggaagaaaaaactacTCACATGTTGTTTCGCTCGTTTCGCGGCAGCGGCTTCCAGTCCTTTTTCAACCGAAGTTTTTCTGACGCCCTCTCGAGCGGGTCGATTTGTTTTTGGTAAAAGAGGGCCGACTCTTGCTTTTGGATTCCAAGCCTCGTCGACGCGGCGTTTACCTCTGGGTTTGAATATGAATTCTTCGTCGTCGGATGCGTCGAGGGCGGGGTAAACTGTGGGGAGTCAGATTAAAAAGAATTTCGGGTAAGATCGGCAACTCGGACGAGGATGAGAATCACTTACTGAAATCCTCGTCCTGGTGGACTTTGTCGATGTTTTCTATCAActgatcgtcgtcgtcctcttgTTCggatttgttcgatttttccggACTCCCGGATGTAGTGGAATAACATTGCTCGCTGAACGATAGCATCCCCGCTATAGCCTCGCGGGTGGACGGTGATGCCCTGCCAGAACTAGccgttttcaatttacaaatacTAGGAcatcaagaaataaaaaacacacacTACTATTGCGTAAATGCCCGGATACGGCGGAATAAATAATCATCTCAGTATCATCGAACCGTAATCGCTAATCAGTCTTCACAGTAGCCGCTAATTTAGTTACGTGCAAATATTTATTACgggatttcaattatttctgccCCATGCACAAtccatgaaaattaattgaatatgaTCGAATTCTATTTAAAGGCACATGCACACATTATTTCAGCTTTCCACTTACCCGGTTGGAGGTGGTGTCGGCTGACCATACTGCGATACACTTGTTGGCGCcctgaaaaacaagaagatgGAATATTAAACCCGTAGTCCCCGTGGTCCGTggatcgttattttttacgtattttaaATGGTTTTTCTTACGCAGGTTCCAGCCGTTGCGCAGCGTTTCCCAATGTATAAGCAGAGGCTTTGAGGAGTTCCTCTATACCGTTTTTTGGGGCATCGGTCAGCACATCTACGTCTCCGTCAAAAtcgcgtttaatttttttaactgcCGTTGCTTTGGACGGTTTGGAATTCTGATGCTTTTTCCGCTTCGGTGCTTCGTCTATAGTGAAACCGCTGTAAGTGCTTTCGTTACTCCCATCGTGAAAATCGTACACAGAACTCTGTTTCCACGTCAGTTCTTTGGGAGTTTCGATCGAATGATCCGTGGTGAAATTACCGAAGTTATTTATCACCTCGTTCGTACTTCTTATCACCTCTTTGTCTCCGAGCTTGAATTTTATCACCTTGAGACTTTGTTTTCCCAATTTTGCGgaggatttttctttcgatttagCGACCGGGCTCGGCTCCTCAGTAGTGCCGATATTGCTACGGGGGTAGGGATACATCATGGGCTTGGGGAGAGTGAGTTTTAGGGGAGGTCTGCTGACCGGTGAGCCGTCGCCGACTTCGATTTTAGAGTCTGACTTGTAGGTTTCTTTAGCGTTTGGTTTTACTGGCTTTGCAGATATGTGGTCTGCAGCGTCGTAGTCGACAAAGTCTTTGTTTAAaggcttttttctttttcttttactctcaCGTTCTGGTTTGGGAGGATTAAGGGATATTAGGTAACGCTCAGCGTGTCGGATATCTTTACTAAACTCTTTCAACAACTTCTGACTGTTGATCGTGTGTGGTATCTGACCGCGACTCGTCATGTTGtactgaaattgaaattagaacCGCATAAAAATCCATGGAATCCCGTCAGGTTACTAGTATAATAATCTACGTGTTCTCGAGTTCTATCCTCACGTCTTTGTCTGTGTTCCATTGTTTCAATATACTCAGCAGCGCTTTAACACCCTGCAATAAATAAGGAGGGcactttttctcctcgttattAAGTTCCTTCAATTCTTTTAGCAGCCTCTTTGCCGCAAACCAATTTATTGTCTCAAAACCCGGATACTGAAACTTCGCGGGagttttcatcttcttctccaGCTCATAGATCCTAAAATAAAACATCAAATGCTTCGCTGTGCACTTTTTATCGTATTTCATGACTTCGATAGAACTCACTGAATTTGCATTGGTATGTTTAAACTGTGGAGAAAATTCCCGCCAAAGACCAGAGAGTCAACAGGTGTGAGAACTGCGTGTATCCACCCTGTAGGTATCATCATAGTTTGCCCCTGTTTAACGACACATTTGTAGCACGCGTCAGCCTGATCTCCAAAGAATGTTTCGCTCTGACTAGAGCTGCACATCCAATGCTGATAAAGCTGAATATTAGCGGGTGATGGTCTAACGAGATAAAAtatcttttctcctctcagGACGTGGTACCAGACAGAAGTACCGCCAAAGTCTATGTGAAAATCAGTGAAGCTGTCTTTTACACCCATCAAGCAATACTTTTGAACCTCCGGCCTCTTTAACTCGCTATCTTCCGGCCAATCCCTCGGCCACACAGAGTTTACCCAGTCGAGTTTACGGGCAATGTAAGGAGCCTCGACCATTGGGGATAATCTGGAAATCGGATCCGACATTAAAACTATTTCTATTGGAAATAttcataatgtataataatttacccTGTGTTTGTAAATTCCAGGCTTATAACGTTCAAAACTCTCGTACGGCAAGGGTCGTTGTAATACTCAACAAAATCACGGAGTTTCATTCTGAGATTATTCTGTTTTGTTACATCTATCACATCCATCTCTCTGTCGCCACCTGCAAAATATAGAGAACTTCCAGTAGGGAAATTACCAGCTGGTTGATTTTATGTCATCGTCTAATACCGCACCTATGTAGCTCTCGACGTCATAGACACTAAAGTTGGCTGGAGGTACGGTCATATCAAGGCCATCTTTCCCATCAATTATAACAGGTACTTCGAATCCATTTGTTTGTAAATACTGCAAAGTTAATTGCTGGCCCCTGACGTGTTTTATGATATCATCAGCTTTAGGAAAGTGGCGAGATTTGAGTTCTCTAATAAAAACATGCGTTCCAGTCTGAACAGGTTTCTCGCTAGCTTCCGACTCCACATAATCATGTCTGTGCCAATTCATTCTTGTTTTCActgatcgaaaaaatatcatcaataaaaaaaaactactttgCTGTACTGCTCCGATGTGAACTTCCGTCTCAGGTAAACTTACTTAGTGACGGGCCACTGGCCTTTGTACACGTTGGACAGTGATATTTATCGAGGTCTGTTGAAGCGTATTCCTTTATTGATACACATctgtgtgaaataaaaaatattccttcAAACTAGTGAAAAATTGTGCTGTCAGGCTCAGATAATCAGCTGTCAACAGGAACTCAGCAGTAGCCTGGGCTAACCTTACTCTGAATAAGTTTCAATCAATTACTCGCAAATCGAAGGGCATTGTGTTCATAAAAGGGATTAGGGATATTATTGAGGCATTGCTTGTTTCATTAATGAAAGTCAAATcagtattttcattcatatattGGCTTGAATCGGTGATATCAACATTGGAGTGTGTGAATACTCGGAGGTTATGCCAGCAAAAATAGAACGGAAGATAGCGCTTCTTGGAGACAGTAGAAGGCAGATTTTCACGGTAGTCTTTTGTTGATTCCGTCAGTTGTATAGCTGGAGAGTTTGTGGGAAGGTCTGACAGAATCTACTAGAATATTTGACAGTCCTGCAGTTCGGTTGAGTGTTTGTACAACGGTGAAGGAAAACATGACAGATTTTACTCGAGGATGAAGCTTTGCACCACTTGAGGTAATGTTTATCAACTAATTAAATCGTCCTGAAAACGAGTCGCGTCCAGAAgcttttaaaaatgaaattacgaaGCGATGGGTTAGAACTCACCCTCCGTGATACCATTCCTTGCAAACATCGCATTGTATCATAAACTGTTCTGTCGTGTAAGATTGTCCACAGAAACAATATGAAGCTGTTGTAGCTGTTTGAGGTGCAGATGCTGCTGTTGCAGGTTGGAGCTCCATTTTTGTTTATATGAAATGTTTGTCTGTATTTTATGCGGATTGAGCCGCAGCTTGAGGATGCGGGTCCGATTTTCGGTGGTTTTCGGGTCCTTCGAACTTCATTACACCTTTAGATCgtcatttttcaacccactCGAGTCaccaaattatatttataagggTGTTTTATTACGACGGAACTGTCAGCTTTTCACGAGAAAGGGAGTGACGGGACGCTCCTGATTGTTTACCAGCCATAGACTCGCGCGATTCACGATTCTCACGAGTCGCGGACGGGCAACGAATTTCGACCTATTCGTTGGTAGTGGCGCTGCtagcaccgaaaaaaattggaccCGCAGACCCTTGGGGCCCTTGAGATGGTGTTTTTGACGGATGTCATGTGATCATGTCTTCTAGCCTATGTTATTGAAAGAGTGAAAGATTTAAAGCGAAATTGGATTATGTCaaacaattttctatttttattacttacAATATGTTTTTAATGACTTTGCGCGACAGAGCTCGTTATTTATAATTCTCCAAGGCTTACAAAGTTAGTCCTTGCCGCAAATTGCAACTGATCTTAGAAAATTCTGTACAAACGCTTTTAGATACTTACATACTACTTTGtagtatatttataacaaaacTATTTTATCATCAGTGAATATCCTAGCGCGTAAAAATGATAAGCGATATTTTGATGCAAATTATCTTCTTCCAGTTGAAGTGTTTGTGTTATTCAGTAAAATAATCATACTGACCAAATCGCATCTCGCATCGCACAGgctaaataaatatacaacgCATCCTCAAGCTTTGGAGATCTGATGCCcattaacaagaaaaaatctatttcGTTGTGATCAATTTGCTAGGGCAATCGGAATAGCTACGAGAACGAGGGATTTATATTGATACTCGTTAACGCTCTACGCTCGAGAACGTTCAAGTGTTGATAAAATGCCGGAAAACAATGATGAGTGGAAAAGTTTAGTAGGAACTCCCGTAGATACTGACTAAGATTCATATGGTAAACTGGGTCGTTTTTTAATTCTGgatcttcgtcttcttcatcatcttcgtcgGCATCCAGTTCTGTAGGATAATctattaataaaaattgtgcTACTGCACTCAAACGGTACATCGATAACAATTGCACTCACGTATCAGGGTGGATTCATTCCCGGGATCTATCAAATCTTCTTGAttatcctcatcctcatcttCGTCAGATTTCTGAAATTCAATCGCAACAGTTGAACaacaaatagaaaattacGTAAGAAAATTCGCCCTATTGAATTCACTGTAATCTTTACTCACCTCGATCTCTTGACTCGCACAAACGGCCTCGATATCATTAGATAGCTCGTTTATTatcaatttgaatattttaactAGTAGAGGTATCGTGGTCCATTGCAAGGGCTGTGCTTGAGCTTTGCTTCTTGTCCTGATGCCCTCATCTCCACCTGAAAACGATTCAATACAAAATCAATGATATTCCAGAGCCATTTTTCTACGATTCAATTCTTTGCTTCTTACCTGAAAATATCTGGTCTCCTTTAACGGTGATCTCGTTGAGTCTCGAGTCGTCGTGGGTCACACCGTGCTCGAGAATTTTGCATAGAGCCAAAGTGGCTGTTTTTCTATCGTATataccaaaaaataaatgttgcCTGGAGACCCACTCGGACATAACGAAAGCAAGAGCACTTTGCCCAGTGGGTCCTGGTATCGTAGACAGAAAGTTCAGTACCGCGTTAAACTCTGTGTTTATCAGATGTGCATAGACCATGAGGAGACTTTGTACAACTGTCAGAGTCTCTGCGCGCTGCATTTTGCTGAGAACAGCCTTTAGCAGTAGGTCTATATTTTCGCCAAGTGTGTTACCGGCCCTTCTTATCAAGGTTGTAActaattttccaacgaatgTCGCTGTGAATTCACTAGACTGGAATTATACAATGGTCAAATCACACCAATCATCTTGAAATACGATAATTAACATGGGTTGCACATACCTGAGGATTCAGGAGCTGAGCTACTATCTGTAGAATGTAGTGCAGCCCCGTTTGACCTTCATTATCCCTGTGGCTGATCACTTGTTGTGCAGCTACCGCAAGATATGTGCGTATTACTTCACCACCACTTTGGAGCGTTGCATTATCATCGGAACTGAGAACGCAATGACAAGAAGCCGGAAAGGCTGTCTCGATCAAAATGCTACTAAGCGGTTGAGGGGAGTGCTGAACCAGCACCTGTAACACATCGAGTGCGACACTACGAACGCCCTCTTGAATAAGAAATAATTGTTAAGGACCGAATGGTGCAATTTggcaaaaaacaagaaacttttgattaattgaaaaacataTACCTTCTTTCGATTTATCCAAAGGACTAATGCTCATCATGCTAACGAGTGTCGGTACGAGCCTGGTCTGTAACGGACCTATGCACTCAGGATTCAGGGTCAATTCCCTGAAGATTTCCTGACAGACTCCGAGAACAACCGGATCGCTGTGAAATTTAAGAAACGCAGCGATCGTCAATGGGCATATTTTACCCTCTATGGAGGCTGTGAACGATTTGTCGAGCTGTAAATGAACAAGACAAGCTCACGAGAGTATTCTACATTTTTGTCTCAATGATATTTGATTTTCCAAGGATTACTGACCGAAACCAAAATTGCAAAGCATTCGAGAACGAGAGTGAGGACTTCCGCTGACATCTGACTGGCGAGATTAAAAAGCCCTTGGAATAGAGCTGGCAAGTGGGATCTCAATATGTTGTCATTCCCGTTATTTCCTtcgactgatgcattgcagaaCCAATAAGCAGATTTTACTGCACTTATCCTTATACAAGCTGGTTGATTCTCCTGGAGACCATTTACTGTTGCCTCAAGAAAACGCGATGTCATTTCGGGTGGCATCTGTTGCGCGTATCTACCAGCCAAACACAAGCAACGGCCTAGCAGTAACGGATGAGATCCTGAATTGTTCAGATGAGCAAGTATGACATTTTCAAGGAATGCTACAATGTCAAATTGCAACGTTCCAGCTTGCTGCTTCTCCACAATTATGTCTTTCACGATACCAAAGGCCAGGATAGAGGCTTCGTGCAGTTTCCACCAATTCTGATTAACGTTTTCATTAGCGCTAATACGCATCGCATTTCCGGCCTCTATTTGCTTGGTGATAACTTCACACAATGCATTCGCAGCAGTTTGCTCAAAGTTGGTAACTAAAGCCTGTAACAAGGTCTATTGTGTTAGAGAGCCACaaccgttcgaaaaaatttcagatactTAGATATGACCACTTACGAGCAGTAAACCTTGTGCAGATATGCGAACATTATATGCGAAAACGTACTGTTCTTCCTCCTCAACAAACTGGCTTGGATTATTAGTCCATAGCTCAATTTGTTCGTCAGTTATTTCcatgaatattattaaataataaagaacTTCAGTCAATAAATTGTCCAGAAGGCTGGAAAATCTGTGGTAGTCCACCAGGGTGTGGATAAAATCGAATATGGCGATAACCAGGTTGTTGAAGTTTATTATCTCGCCTAGAAGAAATAGAGAACTGTCCATGACAAAATTCTGCCTTTCGTATTCACGTTTATCGGTGATTTCTTACCATCAGAATCTATGTCGTTATTGTCACTATTGCCACCGCCATTGACTGTGTCCTCTTGATAAACTTTAGCACTTTCTTGTAATGTTTCCCAGATCGGTGGCAACATTTGTGGTAAAAAGTTTGAAACGTATTTTGGCAGTCTTGAAATCAGCATGTTTATGGCTTTGATTATGTCCGTCTTCAAACCGCTGTCGCTGGTCAATCCATTCTGAGCTCTCAAACTATGTATAAACTTTTCACAGAACATCGGTATCACAGGTTGCAAATATTGCTGCGTAAATCCCTTCTGATAGACCCCAGTTGTTGCTATTAGCTGTCCAATTGTTGTAAAAATCTCGACTGCACGGCCTCGGATTCGCACCGAATATTGCTGCAAGAATTAACAATTAATATTGGGCTGCTACAGTTGTATCAATGACAGGGAAATGATTCTCACATTCTCTCCCTGGAATATTCTATACATTTCTTGCAGAATGACTGGGCCGACGTTGGGCAACTGTGTGTCACTGAGATCTCTGGTGAACTCTGTTAAAACTCGCATGGCACCGTGAACGgcaaattcattttctccacTCAAGCAGTTCACCAATATATCAAAAAGTCCAGGCCAATTTTCTGGCCAGTCCCAATGTGCTATAGCTGAGATGGCATAAGCAACTGCAGTCCTCACCTGTACGTTCATATCAGATAGATCCATAAAGACAATagttctcattttcatttacctTGCTAATTGACTCTCTCAGTCCAAGAGGCAGCAgctcctttattttctctttagtttccaatttgatctcaggagatcgaaatttttctgccAATGAACACCAATGTGTTTCGACATACTGTTTCAGGATCACAGAAGCCAATTGGCGGATTGGCAGTTGCCCATTTGGATCAACGACAAATTCTGTCAGATGGATACCAAACTCCTCTGTTACTTCTAAAGCTTGGATCCTCTGCTCCGCAGCCTGTCTTGTCTCTCGATGAGGAGACAATATCCCATTTAAAGTATCCTGGAGAGCCTCTCTCAACGATCCCTGAACATCACCCAGACCAATACTCATCTCGGGATTCAATCAACCACCTTTAGTCAAGTAGGAAAACAGACAACGAAAATCTCATACGATTCTTACAACACTTTGTTCATTGAATTAAATGACACTTGGAATCGCCTGAAAACCAGGTATAGGTTAAAACTAGCGGcaagaatgtaaaaaatttcttatgaGAATTCTAAGTGCATTTGATCAACTAATCAGGAACTCTagagtaatttttattttttaccgagTATTTGTTATGAAGAACTGACAACCTTATTTTATGTACTTTGAAACTTGTAGTGCCTGTG
The sequence above is a segment of the Athalia rosae chromosome 5, iyAthRosa1.1, whole genome shotgun sequence genome. Coding sequences within it:
- the LOC105690987 gene encoding histone lysine demethylase PHF8-like isoform X1, with the protein product MELQPATAASAPQTATTASYCFCGQSYTTEQFMIQCDVCKEWYHGGCVSIKEYASTDLDKYHCPTCTKASGPSLMKTRMNWHRHDYVESEASEKPVQTGTHVFIRELKSRHFPKADDIIKHVRGQQLTLQYLQTNGFEVPVIIDGKDGLDMTVPPANFSVYDVESYIGGDREMDVIDVTKQNNLRMKLRDFVEYYNDPCRTRVLNVISLEFTNTGLSPMVEAPYIARKLDWVNSVWPRDWPEDSELKRPEVQKYCLMGVKDSFTDFHIDFGGTSVWYHVLRGEKIFYLVRPSPANIQLYQHWMCSSSQSETFFGDQADACYKCVVKQGQTMMIPTGWIHAVLTPVDSLVFGGNFLHSLNIPMQIQIYELEKKMKTPAKFQYPGFETINWFAAKRLLKELKELNNEEKKCPPYLLQGVKALLSILKQWNTDKDYNMTSRGQIPHTINSQKLLKEFSKDIRHAERYLISLNPPKPERESKRKRKKPLNKDFVDYDAADHISAKPVKPNAKETYKSDSKIEVGDGSPVSRPPLKLTLPKPMMYPYPRSNIGTTEEPSPVAKSKEKSSAKLGKQSLKVIKFKLGDKEVIRSTNEVINNFGNFTTDHSIETPKELTWKQSSVYDFHDGSNESTYSGFTIDEAPKRKKHQNSKPSKATAVKKIKRDFDGDVDVLTDAPKNGIEELLKASAYTLGNAAQRLEPAAPTSVSQYGQPTPPPTGICKLKTASSGRASPSTREAIAGMLSFSEQCYSTTSGSPEKSNKSEQEDDDDQLIENIDKVHQDEDFIYPALDASDDEEFIFKPRGKRRVDEAWNPKARVGPLLPKTNRPAREGVRKTSVEKGLEAAAAKRAKQHPVAKRTYNKRKQKEVLLPVIPAPIVVPPIVEEIVATTDSYSSILTSPNRLKDVKAKLAVPIPAERKPKKGMKTAKQRLGKILKLHKMMH